Proteins found in one Quercus robur chromosome 2, dhQueRobu3.1, whole genome shotgun sequence genomic segment:
- the LOC126709025 gene encoding protein DETOXIFICATION 27-like isoform X4 → MLLQIPSTVPKNFGKLAETSQSLFSLYSWTNYLGEETNSSSMGSITDGDNHHEDLNQSLLPESSIKDEDHIFKDLASRVWIESKKLWHIVGPAIFSRVASYSMNVITQAFAGHLGEVELASTSIAINVILGFCFGLMLGMASALETLCGQAFGAKRYPMLGIYLQRSWIVLFLCCVLLSPFYVFAGPILKLIGLSNEVAEQTGLVARWLIPLHFSFAFYFPVQRFLQSQLKTLVIAWTALVALLLNVLISWLFVIVWDFGLVGAIVALDISWWTLGVGLYLYVVCGGCPLTWTGLSVQAFSGLWEFLKLSAGSGVMLCLEFWYYKILTLMTGYLKDATIAVDALSICMNIIGWEMMIHLAFLAGAGVRVANELGAGNGKAAQFASIVSVAYSTMIGLLFCILILTFHDEFANIFTSNTEVVQEVDKLLYLLGATILLNSVQPVLSGHLGWNDHRWDCHSDCYIGHHNNTM, encoded by the exons ATGCTTTTACAAATACCAAGCACCGTACCAAAGAATTTTGGAAAACTAGCTGAGACCTCTCAGtctctctttagtctttactCGTGGACCAACTACTTAGGCGAAGAGACTAATAGTTCTTCTATGGGGAGCATTACTGACGGGGACAATCATCATGAAGATCTTAACCAATCTCTCTTACCAGAATCGTCTATCAAAGATGAAGATCATATTTTTAAAGACCTCGCATCAAGGGTGTGGATTGAATCAAAGAAGCTATGGCACATTGTGGGACCCGCCATTTTCAGCCGGGTGGCTTCCTACTCCATGAATGTCATCACTCAAGCCTTTGCTGGTCATCTTGGTGAAGTTGAACTTGCTTCCACCTCCATAGCCATCAATGTCATCCTCGGCTTCTGTTTTGGCCTCATG TTAGGGATGGCGAGTGCATTGGAGACACTGTGTGGACAGGCTTTTGGGGCAAAGAGGTACCCTATGTTGGGCATATATCTTCAAAGGTCATGGATTGTGCTGTTCCTATGTTGTGTTTTGCTCTCTCCCTTTTACGTTTTTGCTGGTCCCATTTTGAAACTCATAGGACTGTCCAATGAAGTGGCAGAGCAGACTGGGTTGGTGGCTCGGTGGCTCATACCTTTACACTTCAGCTTTGCATTTTACTTCCCAGTTCAAAGGTTCTTACAGTCCCAGCTCAAGACCTTGGTGATTGCATGGACGGCTTTGGTGGCTCTATTGCTCAATGTGTTGATTAGTTGGCTGTTCGTTATTGTGTGGGATTTTGGACTCGTTGGTGCCATTGTTGCTTTGGATATCTCGTGGTGGACTTTGGGTGTTGGGTTGTATCTGTATGTTGTGTGTGGTGGATGTCCTCTAACTTGGACTGGTTTGTCTGTGCAAGCCTTTTCAGGGCTCTGGGAGTTTCTCAAACTCTCTGCTGGTTCGGGAGTCATGCTCTG CTTGGAGTTCTGGTACTACAAAATACTAACTTTGATGACTGGATACTTAAAGGATGCCACTATAGCCGTGGATGCCTTGTCAATCTG CATGAATATCATTGGGTGGGAGATGATGATCCACTTGGCTTTTCTTGCGGGTGCTGG TGTAAGGGTAGCCAATGAATTGGGAGCTGGGAATGGTAAAGCAGCGCAATTTGCGAGTATAGTGTCTGTGGCATATTCCACAATGATTGGACTCCTTTTCTGCATCTTAATCTTGACTTTCCACGACGAGTTTGCAAACATATTTACATCCAACACTGAAGTGGTGCAAGAAGTTGATAAGTTGTTGTACCTCTTAGGTGCCACAATTCTTCTTAACAGTGTTCAACCAGTTTTATCAG GGCATTTGGGCTGGAATGATCATCGGTGGGACTGTCATTCAGACTGTTATATTGGCCATCATAACAATACGATGTGA
- the LOC126709025 gene encoding protein DETOXIFICATION 27-like isoform X2, which yields MLLQIPSTVPKNFGKLAETSQSLFSLYSWTNYLGEETNSSSMGSITDGDNHHEDLNQSLLPESSIKDEDHIFKDLASRVWIESKKLWHIVGPAIFSRVASYSMNVITQAFAGHLGEVELASTSIAINVILGFCFGLMLGMASALETLCGQAFGAKRYPMLGIYLQRSWIVLFLCCVLLSPFYVFAGPILKLIGLSNEVAEQTGLVARWLIPLHFSFAFYFPVQRFLQSQLKTLVIAWTALVALLLNVLISWLFVIVWDFGLVGAIVALDISWWTLGVGLYLYVVCGGCPLTWTGLSVQAFSGLWEFLKLSAGSGVMLCLEFWYYKILTLMTGYLKDATIAVDALSICMNIIGWEMMIHLAFLAGAGVRVANELGAGNGKAAQFASIVSVAYSTMIGLLFCILILTFHDEFANIFTSNTEVVQEVDKLLYLLGATILLNSVQPVLSGVAIGSGWQALVAYVNLGCYYIIGLPLGIIMGWVFNLSLMVRHLGWNDHRWDCHSDCYIGHHNNTM from the exons ATGCTTTTACAAATACCAAGCACCGTACCAAAGAATTTTGGAAAACTAGCTGAGACCTCTCAGtctctctttagtctttactCGTGGACCAACTACTTAGGCGAAGAGACTAATAGTTCTTCTATGGGGAGCATTACTGACGGGGACAATCATCATGAAGATCTTAACCAATCTCTCTTACCAGAATCGTCTATCAAAGATGAAGATCATATTTTTAAAGACCTCGCATCAAGGGTGTGGATTGAATCAAAGAAGCTATGGCACATTGTGGGACCCGCCATTTTCAGCCGGGTGGCTTCCTACTCCATGAATGTCATCACTCAAGCCTTTGCTGGTCATCTTGGTGAAGTTGAACTTGCTTCCACCTCCATAGCCATCAATGTCATCCTCGGCTTCTGTTTTGGCCTCATG TTAGGGATGGCGAGTGCATTGGAGACACTGTGTGGACAGGCTTTTGGGGCAAAGAGGTACCCTATGTTGGGCATATATCTTCAAAGGTCATGGATTGTGCTGTTCCTATGTTGTGTTTTGCTCTCTCCCTTTTACGTTTTTGCTGGTCCCATTTTGAAACTCATAGGACTGTCCAATGAAGTGGCAGAGCAGACTGGGTTGGTGGCTCGGTGGCTCATACCTTTACACTTCAGCTTTGCATTTTACTTCCCAGTTCAAAGGTTCTTACAGTCCCAGCTCAAGACCTTGGTGATTGCATGGACGGCTTTGGTGGCTCTATTGCTCAATGTGTTGATTAGTTGGCTGTTCGTTATTGTGTGGGATTTTGGACTCGTTGGTGCCATTGTTGCTTTGGATATCTCGTGGTGGACTTTGGGTGTTGGGTTGTATCTGTATGTTGTGTGTGGTGGATGTCCTCTAACTTGGACTGGTTTGTCTGTGCAAGCCTTTTCAGGGCTCTGGGAGTTTCTCAAACTCTCTGCTGGTTCGGGAGTCATGCTCTG CTTGGAGTTCTGGTACTACAAAATACTAACTTTGATGACTGGATACTTAAAGGATGCCACTATAGCCGTGGATGCCTTGTCAATCTG CATGAATATCATTGGGTGGGAGATGATGATCCACTTGGCTTTTCTTGCGGGTGCTGG TGTAAGGGTAGCCAATGAATTGGGAGCTGGGAATGGTAAAGCAGCGCAATTTGCGAGTATAGTGTCTGTGGCATATTCCACAATGATTGGACTCCTTTTCTGCATCTTAATCTTGACTTTCCACGACGAGTTTGCAAACATATTTACATCCAACACTGAAGTGGTGCAAGAAGTTGATAAGTTGTTGTACCTCTTAGGTGCCACAATTCTTCTTAACAGTGTTCAACCAGTTTTATCAG GGGTAGCTATTGGATCGGGATGGCAGGCGTTAGTTGCGTATGTAAATCTTGGGTGTTACTATATCATTGGACTTCCTCTTGGAATCATTATGGGATGGGTTTTTAACCTCAGCCTTATGGTAC GGCATTTGGGCTGGAATGATCATCGGTGGGACTGTCATTCAGACTGTTATATTGGCCATCATAACAATACGATGTGA
- the LOC126709025 gene encoding protein DETOXIFICATION 27-like isoform X3: MLLQIPSTVPKNFGKLAETSQSLFSLYSWTNYLGEETNSSSMGSITDGDNHHEDLNQSLLPESSIKDEDHIFKDLASRVWIESKKLWHIVGPAIFSRVASYSMNVITQAFAGHLGEVELASTSIAINVILGFCFGLMLGMASALETLCGQAFGAKRYPMLGIYLQRSWIVLFLCCVLLSPFYVFAGPILKLIGLSNEVAEQTGLVARWLIPLHFSFAFYFPVQRFLQSQLKTLVIAWTALVALLLNVLISWLFVIVWDFGLVGAIVALDISWWTLGVGLYLYVVCGGCPLTWTGLSVQAFSGLWEFLKLSAGSGVMLCLEFWYYKILTLMTGYLKDATIAVDALSICMNIIGWEMMIHLAFLAGAGVRVANELGAGNGKAAQFASIVSVAYSTMIGLLFCILILTFHDEFANIFTSNTEVVQEVDKLLYLLGATILLNSVQPVLSGVAIGSGWQALVAYVNLGCYYIIGLPLGIIMGWVFNLSLMAFIISYNYIAIERINGPHPQAKWLL; encoded by the exons ATGCTTTTACAAATACCAAGCACCGTACCAAAGAATTTTGGAAAACTAGCTGAGACCTCTCAGtctctctttagtctttactCGTGGACCAACTACTTAGGCGAAGAGACTAATAGTTCTTCTATGGGGAGCATTACTGACGGGGACAATCATCATGAAGATCTTAACCAATCTCTCTTACCAGAATCGTCTATCAAAGATGAAGATCATATTTTTAAAGACCTCGCATCAAGGGTGTGGATTGAATCAAAGAAGCTATGGCACATTGTGGGACCCGCCATTTTCAGCCGGGTGGCTTCCTACTCCATGAATGTCATCACTCAAGCCTTTGCTGGTCATCTTGGTGAAGTTGAACTTGCTTCCACCTCCATAGCCATCAATGTCATCCTCGGCTTCTGTTTTGGCCTCATG TTAGGGATGGCGAGTGCATTGGAGACACTGTGTGGACAGGCTTTTGGGGCAAAGAGGTACCCTATGTTGGGCATATATCTTCAAAGGTCATGGATTGTGCTGTTCCTATGTTGTGTTTTGCTCTCTCCCTTTTACGTTTTTGCTGGTCCCATTTTGAAACTCATAGGACTGTCCAATGAAGTGGCAGAGCAGACTGGGTTGGTGGCTCGGTGGCTCATACCTTTACACTTCAGCTTTGCATTTTACTTCCCAGTTCAAAGGTTCTTACAGTCCCAGCTCAAGACCTTGGTGATTGCATGGACGGCTTTGGTGGCTCTATTGCTCAATGTGTTGATTAGTTGGCTGTTCGTTATTGTGTGGGATTTTGGACTCGTTGGTGCCATTGTTGCTTTGGATATCTCGTGGTGGACTTTGGGTGTTGGGTTGTATCTGTATGTTGTGTGTGGTGGATGTCCTCTAACTTGGACTGGTTTGTCTGTGCAAGCCTTTTCAGGGCTCTGGGAGTTTCTCAAACTCTCTGCTGGTTCGGGAGTCATGCTCTG CTTGGAGTTCTGGTACTACAAAATACTAACTTTGATGACTGGATACTTAAAGGATGCCACTATAGCCGTGGATGCCTTGTCAATCTG CATGAATATCATTGGGTGGGAGATGATGATCCACTTGGCTTTTCTTGCGGGTGCTGG TGTAAGGGTAGCCAATGAATTGGGAGCTGGGAATGGTAAAGCAGCGCAATTTGCGAGTATAGTGTCTGTGGCATATTCCACAATGATTGGACTCCTTTTCTGCATCTTAATCTTGACTTTCCACGACGAGTTTGCAAACATATTTACATCCAACACTGAAGTGGTGCAAGAAGTTGATAAGTTGTTGTACCTCTTAGGTGCCACAATTCTTCTTAACAGTGTTCAACCAGTTTTATCAG GGGTAGCTATTGGATCGGGATGGCAGGCGTTAGTTGCGTATGTAAATCTTGGGTGTTACTATATCATTGGACTTCCTCTTGGAATCATTATGGGATGGGTTTTTAACCTCAGCCTTATG GCATTTATAATATCATATAATTACATTGCAATAGAAAGGATTAATGGACCACATCCACAAGCCAAGTGGCTATTATGA
- the LOC126709025 gene encoding protein DETOXIFICATION 27-like isoform X1: MLLQIPSTVPKNFGKLAETSQSLFSLYSWTNYLGEETNSSSMGSITDGDNHHEDLNQSLLPESSIKDEDHIFKDLASRVWIESKKLWHIVGPAIFSRVASYSMNVITQAFAGHLGEVELASTSIAINVILGFCFGLMLGMASALETLCGQAFGAKRYPMLGIYLQRSWIVLFLCCVLLSPFYVFAGPILKLIGLSNEVAEQTGLVARWLIPLHFSFAFYFPVQRFLQSQLKTLVIAWTALVALLLNVLISWLFVIVWDFGLVGAIVALDISWWTLGVGLYLYVVCGGCPLTWTGLSVQAFSGLWEFLKLSAGSGVMLCLEFWYYKILTLMTGYLKDATIAVDALSICMNIIGWEMMIHLAFLAGAGVRVANELGAGNGKAAQFASIVSVAYSTMIGLLFCILILTFHDEFANIFTSNTEVVQEVDKLLYLLGATILLNSVQPVLSGVAIGSGWQALVAYVNLGCYYIIGLPLGIIMGWVFNLSLMGIWAGMIIGGTVIQTVILAIITIRCDWENEAVKANIRVCKWSNPKPDDQSEVLH, from the exons ATGCTTTTACAAATACCAAGCACCGTACCAAAGAATTTTGGAAAACTAGCTGAGACCTCTCAGtctctctttagtctttactCGTGGACCAACTACTTAGGCGAAGAGACTAATAGTTCTTCTATGGGGAGCATTACTGACGGGGACAATCATCATGAAGATCTTAACCAATCTCTCTTACCAGAATCGTCTATCAAAGATGAAGATCATATTTTTAAAGACCTCGCATCAAGGGTGTGGATTGAATCAAAGAAGCTATGGCACATTGTGGGACCCGCCATTTTCAGCCGGGTGGCTTCCTACTCCATGAATGTCATCACTCAAGCCTTTGCTGGTCATCTTGGTGAAGTTGAACTTGCTTCCACCTCCATAGCCATCAATGTCATCCTCGGCTTCTGTTTTGGCCTCATG TTAGGGATGGCGAGTGCATTGGAGACACTGTGTGGACAGGCTTTTGGGGCAAAGAGGTACCCTATGTTGGGCATATATCTTCAAAGGTCATGGATTGTGCTGTTCCTATGTTGTGTTTTGCTCTCTCCCTTTTACGTTTTTGCTGGTCCCATTTTGAAACTCATAGGACTGTCCAATGAAGTGGCAGAGCAGACTGGGTTGGTGGCTCGGTGGCTCATACCTTTACACTTCAGCTTTGCATTTTACTTCCCAGTTCAAAGGTTCTTACAGTCCCAGCTCAAGACCTTGGTGATTGCATGGACGGCTTTGGTGGCTCTATTGCTCAATGTGTTGATTAGTTGGCTGTTCGTTATTGTGTGGGATTTTGGACTCGTTGGTGCCATTGTTGCTTTGGATATCTCGTGGTGGACTTTGGGTGTTGGGTTGTATCTGTATGTTGTGTGTGGTGGATGTCCTCTAACTTGGACTGGTTTGTCTGTGCAAGCCTTTTCAGGGCTCTGGGAGTTTCTCAAACTCTCTGCTGGTTCGGGAGTCATGCTCTG CTTGGAGTTCTGGTACTACAAAATACTAACTTTGATGACTGGATACTTAAAGGATGCCACTATAGCCGTGGATGCCTTGTCAATCTG CATGAATATCATTGGGTGGGAGATGATGATCCACTTGGCTTTTCTTGCGGGTGCTGG TGTAAGGGTAGCCAATGAATTGGGAGCTGGGAATGGTAAAGCAGCGCAATTTGCGAGTATAGTGTCTGTGGCATATTCCACAATGATTGGACTCCTTTTCTGCATCTTAATCTTGACTTTCCACGACGAGTTTGCAAACATATTTACATCCAACACTGAAGTGGTGCAAGAAGTTGATAAGTTGTTGTACCTCTTAGGTGCCACAATTCTTCTTAACAGTGTTCAACCAGTTTTATCAG GGGTAGCTATTGGATCGGGATGGCAGGCGTTAGTTGCGTATGTAAATCTTGGGTGTTACTATATCATTGGACTTCCTCTTGGAATCATTATGGGATGGGTTTTTAACCTCAGCCTTATG GGCATTTGGGCTGGAATGATCATCGGTGGGACTGTCATTCAGACTGTTATATTGGCCATCATAACAATACGATGTGACTGGGAAAATGAG GCTGTGAAAGCCAACATACGTGTATGCAAGTGGTCAAATCCTAAACCAGACGATCAATCTGAAGTTCtacattaa
- the LOC126709047 gene encoding protein DETOXIFICATION 27-like, with amino-acid sequence MGSITNGDNQEDLNQSLLPGSSIQDEEEHNFKDLALRVWIESKKLWHIVGPAIFNRLASYSMNVITQAFAGHIGEVELASTSIAMNVIVGFCFGLVLGMASALETLCGQAFGAKRYPMLGIYLQRSWIVLFLCCVLLLPFYVFAGPILKLIGLSNEVAEQTGLVAQWLIPLHFSFAFYFPMQRFLQSQLKTLVIAWISLVALLLTVLLSWLFVFVWDFGLVGAIVALDISWWALGVGLLVYIVCGGCPLTWTGLSVQAFSGLWEFLKLSAASGVMLCLEFWYYKVLMLMTGYLKDATIAVDALSICMNVIGWEMMIHLAFLAGVGVRVANELGAGNAKAAKFASIVSVVYSTMLGLLFCLLILIFHDEFIDIFTSSTEVVQEVDKLLYLLGAAILLNSVQPVLSGVAIGSGWQALVAYVNLGCYYIIGLPLGILMGWVFNLGLMGIWAGMIIGGTVIQTVILAIITIRSDWENEAAKASIRVNKWSNPKPDDQSEILH; translated from the exons ATGGGGAGCATTACTAACGGGGACAATCAAGAAGATCTTAACCAATCTCTCTTGCCAGGATCGTCTATCCAAGATGAAGAAGAGCATAATTTTAAAGACCTCGCATTAAGGGTGTGGATTGAATCAAAGAAGCTATGGCACATTGTTGGACCAGCCATCTTCAACAGACTGGCTTCCTACTCCATGAACGTCATCACTCAAGCTTTTGCTGGTCATATCGGTGAAGTTGAACTCGCTTCCACCTCCATAGCCATGAATGTCATCGTCGGCTTCTGTTTTGGCCTCGTG TTAGGGATGGCAAGCGCATTGGAGACACTATGTGGTCAGGCTTTCGGGGCAAAGAGGTACCCTATGTTGGGCATATATCTTCAAAGGTCATGGATTGTGCTGTTCCTATGTTGTGTTTTGCTCTTGCCCTTTTACGTTTTTGCTGGTCCCATTTTGAAACTCATAGGACTGTCCAACGAAGTGGCGGAGCAGACAGGGTTGGTGGCTCAGTGGCTCATACCTTTGCACTTCAGCTTTGCATTTTACTTCCCAATGCAAAGGTTCTTACAGTCCCAGCTCAAGACCTTAGTGATTGCATGGATTTCTTTGGTGGCTCTATTGCTGACTGTTTTGCTTAGTTGGTTGTTCGTTTTTGTGTGGGATTTTGGACTCGTTGGTGCCATTGTTGCTTTGGATATCTCGTGGTGGGCTTTGGGTGTTGGCTTGTTGGTGTATATTGTGTGTGGTGGATGTCCTCTAACTTGGACTGGTTTGTCTGTGCAAGCCTTTTCAGGGCTCTGGGAGTTTCTCAAACTCTCTGCTGCTTCAGGAGTCATGCTCTG TTTGGAGTTTTGGTACTACAAAGTACTTATGTTGATGACTGGGTACTTAAAGGATGCCACTATAGCCGTGGATGCCTTGTCAATCTG CATGAATGTCATTGGGTGGGAGATGATGATCCACTTGGCTTTTCTTGCGGGTGTTGG AGTAAGGGTAGCCAATGAACTGGGAGCAGGGAATGCTAAAGCAGCGAAATTTGCAAGTATAGTGTCTGTGGTGTATTCCACAATGCTTGGACTCCTTTTCTGCCTTTTAATCTTGATTTTCCACGATGAGTTCATAGACATATTTACATCCAGCACTGAAGTGGTTCAAGAAGTTGATAAATTGTTGTACCTCTTAGGTGCCGCAATTCTTCTTAACAGCGTTCAACCAGTTTTATCAG GAGTAGCTATTGGATCGGGATGGCAAGCTTTAGTTGCGTATGTAAATCTTGGGTGTTACTATATCATTGGACTTCCACTTGGAATTCTAATGGGATGGGTTTTTAATCTAGGCCTTATG GGAATTTGGGCTGGGATGATCATCGGTGGGACTGTCATTCAGACTGTTATATTGGCCATCATAACAATTCGAAGTGATTGGGAAAATGAG GCTGCGAAAGCTAGCATACGTGTAAATAAGTGGTCAAATCCTAAACCAGACGATCAATCAGAGATTCTACATTAA